From Chromatiales bacterium, one genomic window encodes:
- a CDS encoding ABC transporter ATP-binding protein encodes MSSIEATAGTLAGSNRKASNTQVIRRLLTYMTPFNTIMITSLVARVLKIVAQAAVLGIAAASVGIYIESAQPGVVNWDVIWHQVKWIAAVGTLVGLVSYMENYTGHYVAFRILAEFRNRFYYAMLPLAPARTAKLQSGDAVSRVMSDCERIEPFYAHTIAPAIAAIFVPVILLAWCYTVHPMLFWVLTPFYLATTFGLPWLVARLGGDGVEYREQLGGVNAFVADSIQGVRDTVAFGYEKRRARQLWEIGKTMQDGQDKLYGADATQRALAEVFITIGILAAAWCGVELALAGEISTLTDLPAVIAVSIVGFYTSVGMANNYTDFRVSLIAARRLFAMMDQSPAVHETAKSAVTGQVEPSLHFRNVHFEYDADDVSWSRQKKVFDGFTLDVPKGKRVALVGPSGTGKSTVVNLLLRQWDPQSGQILIGDRPITDFPLADLQNWFAVVSQRAFIFNETIRDNIRMGCHEATDAQIEAAARDAGLADWIASLPEGYDTPCGERGSKLSGGQRQRVAIARAILKNAPIVLLDEATSSLDVETERGVMQALRRLSQGRTTLTIAHRLSTIMDSDQILVMLEGRIAEQGTHQELLARGGWYARMFEIQKDEVDATLVTG; translated from the coding sequence ATGAGCAGCATTGAAGCCACGGCCGGCACCCTGGCCGGCAGCAACAGGAAGGCCAGCAATACGCAGGTCATCCGTCGTCTGCTGACCTACATGACACCGTTCAATACCATCATGATCACTTCACTGGTGGCCCGTGTACTCAAGATCGTCGCGCAGGCAGCGGTGCTTGGCATCGCGGCGGCAAGTGTTGGCATCTATATCGAGTCGGCACAGCCCGGCGTCGTGAACTGGGACGTCATCTGGCATCAGGTGAAGTGGATTGCCGCCGTGGGTACGCTGGTCGGCCTGGTTTCCTACATGGAGAACTACACCGGTCACTACGTGGCGTTCCGGATCCTGGCCGAGTTCAGGAACCGCTTCTACTACGCCATGCTGCCGCTGGCGCCGGCGCGCACTGCCAAGCTGCAGTCGGGTGATGCCGTGAGCCGGGTCATGAGCGACTGCGAGCGCATCGAGCCCTTTTATGCGCACACGATTGCCCCGGCGATCGCGGCGATCTTCGTGCCGGTCATCCTGCTGGCCTGGTGCTACACCGTGCACCCGATGCTGTTTTGGGTGCTCACACCGTTTTACCTGGCCACGACTTTTGGTCTGCCCTGGCTCGTCGCCCGTCTTGGTGGCGATGGCGTGGAATATCGCGAGCAGCTGGGCGGCGTGAATGCCTTTGTCGCCGACAGCATCCAGGGCGTACGCGATACGGTTGCTTTCGGTTACGAGAAGCGTCGCGCGCGGCAGCTGTGGGAAATCGGCAAGACGATGCAGGACGGGCAGGACAAGCTCTACGGCGCCGATGCCACGCAACGCGCGCTCGCCGAGGTCTTCATCACCATCGGTATTCTCGCCGCCGCCTGGTGCGGTGTGGAGCTCGCGCTTGCGGGCGAGATTTCCACCCTGACCGATCTGCCGGCCGTGATCGCCGTGTCGATCGTCGGTTTCTATACCTCGGTCGGCATGGCCAACAACTACACTGACTTCCGCGTGTCGCTGATCGCGGCACGCCGGCTGTTCGCGATGATGGACCAGTCGCCGGCGGTGCATGAAACGGCGAAATCAGCCGTAACCGGCCAGGTCGAGCCCTCGCTGCATTTCCGCAATGTGCATTTCGAGTACGACGCCGATGATGTCAGCTGGAGCCGGCAGAAGAAGGTCTTCGACGGCTTCACGCTGGATGTGCCGAAGGGCAAGCGTGTCGCACTGGTCGGGCCCAGCGGCACCGGCAAGTCCACGGTCGTGAACCTGCTGCTCCGGCAGTGGGATCCGCAATCCGGCCAGATCCTGATCGGTGATCGCCCGATTACGGACTTTCCGCTGGCTGACCTGCAGAACTGGTTTGCCGTGGTCTCCCAGCGGGCGTTCATTTTCAACGAGACGATTCGCGACAACATCCGCATGGGGTGTCATGAAGCCACGGACGCACAGATCGAGGCCGCGGCCCGTGATGCGGGACTTGCCGACTGGATCGCCAGCTTGCCGGAGGGTTACGACACGCCCTGCGGCGAGCGCGGCAGCAAGCTCTCGGGCGGGCAGCGCCAGCGCGTGGCGATTGCGCGGGCGATCCTCAAGAATGCGCCGATCGTGCTGCTCGACGAGGCCACCTCGAGCCTCGATGTGGAAACCGAGCGCGGCGTGATGCAGGCACTGCGCCGTCTGTCACAGGGGCGCACCACGCTCACCATCGCCCATCGCCTGTCGACGATCATGGACAGCGACCAGATCCTCGTCATGCTCGAAGGCCGGATTGCCGAGCAGGGCACGCATCAGGAGCTGCTGGCCAGGGGCGGCTGGTATGCGCGGATGTTCGAGATCCAGAAAGACGAGGTCGATGCCACGCTCGTGACCGGGTGA
- a CDS encoding GNAT family N-acetyltransferase has protein sequence MTGEARLDALTEADFPVVAALARTIWHAHYATIVSVAQIDYMLADRCTPENLRHYLPANDRWMYLLRLSAIPVGYCSCARTATPDEMKLEQLYLRHEHKGKGLGGLMLRHIETHARSLGCRTLSLQVNKQNVDAIAVYRKSGFTVREEIVLDIGKGFVMDDFVMEKTL, from the coding sequence ATGACCGGGGAAGCACGCCTCGATGCGCTGACGGAGGCCGACTTTCCGGTCGTTGCAGCATTGGCCCGGACGATCTGGCATGCGCACTACGCGACAATCGTCAGCGTCGCACAGATCGACTACATGCTGGCTGATCGTTGCACGCCGGAGAATCTGCGCCATTATCTGCCGGCCAATGACCGCTGGATGTATCTGCTGAGGCTGTCCGCCATTCCGGTCGGCTATTGCAGCTGTGCGCGAACAGCAACGCCGGACGAAATGAAGCTCGAACAGCTCTATCTGCGGCATGAACACAAGGGCAAGGGACTGGGCGGACTCATGCTTCGCCACATCGAAACCCATGCCCGCTCACTGGGATGCAGGACGTTGAGCCTGCAGGTCAACAAGCAGAACGTGGACGCCATCGCCGTCTATCGAAAATCCGGATTCACGGTACGCGAGGAAATCGTCCTGGATATCGGCAAGGGTTTCGTGATGGATGACTTCGTCATGGAGAAGACCCTTTGA
- a CDS encoding alkylphosphonate utilization protein encodes MNSLPPCPKCGSEYTYEDGALYICPECAHEWAEDVAVESAEPQRIVHDAHGNVLNDGDSVTVIKDLKVKGSSSVVKVGTKVKNIRLVDGDHDIDCKIDGIGAMQLKSGFVKKA; translated from the coding sequence ATGAACAGCTTGCCACCTTGTCCGAAATGCGGCTCCGAATACACCTATGAGGACGGTGCCCTGTATATCTGCCCCGAATGTGCACACGAGTGGGCAGAAGACGTGGCAGTGGAAAGCGCCGAACCACAACGCATCGTGCACGATGCGCACGGCAACGTGCTCAACGACGGTGACTCGGTGACCGTCATCAAGGATCTGAAGGTCAAGGGCTCGTCGTCGGTGGTGAAGGTCGGGACGAAAGTGAAGAATATCCGCCTGGTCGATGGCGACCACGACATCGACTGCAAGATCGATGGCATTGGCGCCATGCAGCTGAAGTCAGGCTTCGTAAAGAAAGCCTGA